A region from the Lolium perenne isolate Kyuss_39 chromosome 4, Kyuss_2.0, whole genome shotgun sequence genome encodes:
- the LOC127328511 gene encoding protein NODULATION SIGNALING PATHWAY 1, whose protein sequence is MGCHGQEDQKLALVAASDDGFDWLEDSISLLAADIDLGGSYGWWCDPLPAQQQDDIGSVVAQTLSPPAPQTTSSPLAHASPSIASPAVSSPSTEPSSKKRKSPTHRVSGHSSSNQRRRAEQERPSGGGSKKGSSKGGGAGSDRDARWAEQLLSPCAVAVEARNLSRVQHLFYVLGELASFAGDANHRLAAYGLRALSLRLPAAVGTAAAAAVKVPDCECPTPSFAGAEPRLFRASLIKFNEVSPWFALPNALANAAIAQLAASTRGAAAAPRPLHLVDIGVSHGVQWPTLLESLTRVPAGRAPPSVRLTVVGIPPVTTPFSASPPGYDFSPHLLRYAKSINLDLEISRAASLDSAHALYGPDEALVVCLQFRLGHVTAEERTDILRRVKDLKPDLVVLSELDVGGGNVSNAACEFTARLELLWRFLESTSAAFKGRDGEDRRLMEAEAGTAVAVTAAGDHGREGWRERMTAAGFEEAPFDGEAVESARSLLRKYDNGWEMSTAPAATGGGGAVALRWKGQPVSFCSLWRPA, encoded by the coding sequence ATGGGCTGCCATGGACAAGAGGACCAAAAGCTCGCCCTCGTCGCAGCCAGCGACGATGGCTTCGACTGGCTGGAGGACTCCATCTCCTTGCTCGCTGCGGACATCGATCTCGGTGGCAGCTACGGGTGGTGGTGTGATCCATTGCCGGCGCAGCAGCAAGATGACATTGGGAGCGTCGTGGCGCAGACGCTGTCGCCTCCAGCGCCACAGACGACAAGCTCGCCCCTGGCCCACGCCTCACCGAGCATTGCATCGCCAGCGGTGTCATCCCCGTCCACGGAGCCGTCGTCCAAGAAGCGCAAGTCTCCGACGCACAGGGTGTCCGGCCATAGCAGCAGCAACCAGCGTCGCCGCGCCGAACAGGAGAGGCCAAGTGGCGGCGGCAGCAAGAAGGGCAGCAGCAAGGGCGGCGGAGCTGGTTCGGACAGGGACGCGAGGTGGGCGGAGCAGCTGCTGAGTCCGTGCGCCGTTGCCGTCGAGGCACGCAACCTGTCGCGCGTGCAGCACCTGTTCTACGTGCTCGGCGAGCTCGCGTCCTTCGCCGGCGATGCCAATCACCGGCTGGCCGCGTATGGGCTGCGAGCGCTCTCGCTTCGCCTACCTGCAGCAGTGGGCACAGCTGCCGCAGCTGCGGTGAAAGTGCCGGACTGCGAGTGCCCGACGCCGTCGTTCGCTGGCGCGGAGCCCCGGCTGTTCCGCGCGTCCCTCATCAAGTTCAACGAGGTTAGCCCGTGGTTCGCGCTGCCCAACGCTCTTGCGAACGCCGCCATCGCGCAGCTGGCGGCCTCGAcgcgcggcgccgccgccgcgccccggCCGCTCCACCTCGTCGACATCGGCGTTTCGCACGGAGTGCAGTGGCCGACTTTGCTGGAGTCCCTGACCCGCGTGCCCGCCGGACGAGCACCGCCGTCTGTCCGGCTCACGGTCGTAGGCATCCCACCGGTGACGACGCCATTCTCGGCGTCGCCTCCGGGGTACGACTTCTCACCGCATCTCCTCCGGTACGCCAAGTCCATTAACCTGGACCTCGAGATCAGCCGCGCCGCCTCGCTAGACTCCGCGCATGCCTTGTACGGTCCGGACGAGGCGCTCGTTGTGTGCCTCCAGTTCCGGCTCGGCCACGTCACGGCCGAGGAGCGAACGGACATCCTCCGGAGGGTCAAAGACCTCAAGCCGGATCTGGTGGTACTCTCGGAGCTCGACGTCGGCGGAGGCAACGTCAGCAACGCGGCGTGCGAGTTCACGGCGAGGCTAGAGCTGCTGTGGCGGTTCTTGGAGTCGACGTCGGCGGCGTTCAAGGGGAGGGACGGGGAGGACAGGCGGCTGATGGAGGCCGAGGCGGGGACTGCCGTGGCGGTTACCGCGGCAGGGGATCATGGCAGggagggctggcgggagcgcatgACGGCGGCGGGGTTCGAGGAGGCGCCGTTCGACGGCGAGGCGGTGGAGTCCGCCAGGTCGCTGCTGAGGAAGTACGACAACGGGTGGGAGATGTCCACGGCGCCCGCGGCgacaggaggcggcggcgcggtggcgcTGCGGTGGAAGGGGCAGCCGGTGTCCTTCTGCTCGCTGTGGCGGCCGGCGTAG
- the LOC127332451 gene encoding transcription initiation factor TFIID subunit 9, whose product MDSGGGRPSLPSAAAAGASGADEPRDARVIRELLRSMGLTEGEYEPRVVHQFLDLAYRYVGDVLGDAQVYADHAGKVQLDADDVRLAIQAKVNFSFSQPPPREVLLELARSRNKIPLPKSIAPPGSIPLPPEQDTLLSQNYQLLPPLKPPTQVEETEDDNEEANTTPSNPNPSYSQDQRVNEQHQPLPHTQSQRVSFQLNAVAAAAAKRPRMTIDQLNMG is encoded by the exons ATGGACAGCGGCGGCGGGCGGCCATCTCTTCCGTCGGCGGCGGCCGCGGGCGCCTCCGGAGCAGACGAACCCCGCGACGCGCGGGTGATTCGGGAGCTCCTCCGGTCAATGGGGCTCACCGAGGGCGAGTACGAGCCGCGCGTCGTGCACCAGTTCCTGGACCTGGCCTACCGCTACGTCGGCGACGTGCTTGGCGATGCCCAGGTCTACGCCGACCACGCGGGCAAGGTCCAGCTCGACGCCGACGACGTTCGCCTCGCCATCCAGGCCAAGGTCAACTTCTCCTTCTCGCAGCCGCCGCCCCGCGAG GTTCTACTTGAGTTGGCACGGAGCCGAAACAAAATCCCGCTGCCCAAGTCTATTGCTCCACCTGGCTCGATTCCTCTGCCGCCTGAGCAGGACACTTTGTTGAGCCAAAACTACCAACTCCTACCCCCGTTGAAGCCGCCAACTCAGGTTGAGGAAACAGAAGATGACAACGAGGAAGCGAACACAACACCTTCCAATCCCAATCCAAGCTATTCGCAGGATCAGAGGGTTAACGAGCAACATCAGCCTCTGCCACATACCCAGAGCCAGAGGGTTTCTTTCCAACTAAACGCTGTAGCTGCTGCAGCTGCAAAGCGTCCTCGAATGACAATTGATCAGTTGAACATGGGCTAA
- the LOC127332450 gene encoding large ribosomal subunit protein uL15x, with the protein MTTSMKKNRKKRGHVSAGHGRVGKHRKHPGGRGNAGGMHHHRILFDKYHPGYFGKVGMRYFHKLSNRFHCPTVNVDRLWSMVPADKAAEAAATPGKAPVIDVSQFGYFKILGKGMLPPNTPIVVKAKLISKIAEKKIKAAGGAVLLTA; encoded by the coding sequence ATGACGACGAGCATGAAGAAGAACCGCAAGAAGCGCGGCCACGTCTCGGCCGGGCACGGGCGTGTCGGCAAGCACCGCAAGCATCCCGGAGGTCGCGGTAATGCCGGTGGCATGCACCACCACCGCATCCTCTTCGACAAGTACCACCCGGGCTACTTCGGCAAGGTCGGCATGCGCTACTTCCACAAGCTCAGCAACAGGTTCCACTGCCCCACCGTCAACGTCGACCGCCTCTGGTCCATGGTGCCGGCCGACAAGGCCGCCGAggccgccgccacccccggcaagGCCCCCGTCATCGACGTCTCGCAGTTCGGCTACTTCAAGATCCTCGGCAAGGGCATGCTCCCGCCCAACACGCCCATCGTCGTCAAGGCCAAGCTCATCTCCAAGATCGCCGAGAAGAAGATCAAGGCCGCGGGCGGCGCCGTCTTGCTCACCGCCTAG